One part of the Dermacentor silvarum isolate Dsil-2018 chromosome 6, BIME_Dsil_1.4, whole genome shotgun sequence genome encodes these proteins:
- the LOC119456692 gene encoding disintegrin and metalloproteinase domain-containing protein 10 has product MPDGSPFTSKDHDKGRICDPVGPEGKFLMYESATKGDRPNNDRFSPCSIGNISAILLPFFKGELPREICFQRPSGPVCGNQIVEGDEQCDCGLNEAECTDKCCYARHAENKSLACRLRPFARCRAKCPKAPAKPNMTACNKNTQVCLSGQCMGSICQKYGLQECFRNAKGLSIDEQCLLTCQAPGSPKCKVACAFPEMASHCGAKLQPGSPCNDMRGYCDVFHKCRLVEPRGFLTRLGAFFFGGKSVNTLYEFLAHHPFVSCLVVLGSSWFMLLIFRCFALHTPSNNPLKKPPFKLKDTLRHPIETLVSAKFRVTAGIEEGYAVVIVQEHRHHVNMDVTHCPLTSSGVNFTVHRPRLMLANP; this is encoded by the exons CACGACAAAGGGCGCATCTGCGATCCCGTGGGTCCCGAGGGCAAGTTCCTGATGTACGAGTCGGCGACCAAGGGGGACAGGCCCAACAACGACCGCTTCTCGCCCTGCAGCATCGGCAATATCAGCGCGATCCTGCTGCCATTCTTCAAGGGAGAGCTCCCACGCGAGATTTGCTTCCAGA GGCCAAGCGGTCCTGTGTGCGGAAACCAGATCGTGGAGGGCGACGAGCAGTGCGACTGCGGTCTCAACGAGGCCGAGTGCACGGACAAGTGCTGCTACGCGCGTCACGCTGAGAACAAGTCGCTCGCCTGCCGCCTGAGGCCGTTCGCTCGGTGCAG GGCCAAGTGTCCCAAGGCGCCGGCCAAGCCCAACATGACGGCGTGCAACAAGAACACGCAGGTGTGCCTGTCAGGCCAGTGCATGGGCTCCATCTGCCAGAAGTACGGACTGCAGGAGTGCTTCCGCAATGCCAAGGGGCTGAGCATCGACGAGCAGTGCCTCCTCACCTGTCAAGCACCCG GCTCGCCAAAATGCAAGGTTGCGTGCGCCTTCCCGGAGATGGCCAGCCACTGCGGCGCCAAGCTGCAGCCGGGGTCCCCGTGCAATGACATGCGCGGATACTGCGACGTTTTTCACAAATGCCGGCTCGTCGAGCCACGGGGTTTCCTGACGCGGCTGGGGGCGTTCTTCTTCGGTGGCAAATCAGTCAACACCCTGTACGAGTTCCTCGCT CACCACCCTTTCGTATCGTGCCTGGTGGTCCTCGGCTCCTCCTGGTTCATGCTGCTCATTTTCCGCTGCTTCGCTCTGCACACACCTAGCAACAACCCACTGAAGAAACCACCCTTCAAGCTCAAGGACACACTGCGGCaccccatcgaaaccctcgtCAGC GCAAAGTTCCGGGTAACAGCAGG AATTGAAGAGGGCTATGCTGTGGTCATCGTGCAGGAGCACCGCCACCACGTCAACATGGACGTGACGCATTGTCCATTGACTTCATCAGGAGTAAACTTCACTGTACACAGGCCTCGCCTTATGCTGGCCAATCCTTGA